Proteins co-encoded in one Sus scrofa isolate TJ Tabasco breed Duroc chromosome 14, Sscrofa11.1, whole genome shotgun sequence genomic window:
- the ZNF248 gene encoding zinc finger protein 248, which translates to MSKSQEQVSFKDVCVDFTQEEWYLLDPAQKILYRDVILENYSHLVSVGNCITKPEVIFKIEQGEEPWILAEKFPKQCRSEDWKVDDLIESSQENQDEHFWQLAFTTNKTLSTESGDRVRKTFNLGTDFVPSRNVLYKICDSCEMSLKNISGLISSKKNYSGKKPDEFNVYEKLLLDIRHEKTPTGGKSYKYNQKRNVLNHSQDLTQPIFDQPFEYNENGQGFHGEAEAAFFTNKKAQIGETLCKYNECGRTFIQSLKLNLSQRTHLEMEPYECSICGKSFYMDLRMGHQRALTRDCPYEYNEYGQIFCENSTFVIHQGTYPRKIPHEYKVSHKPWEKSALFKHQIVHMGVKPYEHNENGNTFNKKSHLTQLRRAHSGEKTFECGECGKTFWEKSNLTQHQRTHTGEKPYECTECGKSFCQKPHLTNHQRTHTGEKPYECKQCGKTFCVKSNLTEHQRTHTGEKPYECNACGKSFCHRSALTVHQRTHTGEKPFICNECGKSFCVKSNLIVHQRTHTGEKPYKCNECGKTFCEKSALTKHQRTHTGEKPYECNGCGKTFSQRSVLTKHQRIHTRVKALSAS; encoded by the exons ATGAGCAAATCCCAG GAACAGGTGTCATTCAAAGATGTGTGTGTGGACTTCACCCAGGAAGAGTGGTACCTGCTGGATCCTGCTCAGAAGATACTATACAGAGATGTGATCCTGGAAAATTACAGCCACCTCGTCTCAGTAG GGAATTGCATTACTAAGCCAGAAGTGATCTTTAAGATCGAGCAAGGAGAAGAGCCCTGGATATTAGCGGAGAAATTCCCAAAACAATGCCGCTCAG AAGACTGGAAAGTTGATGACCTGATAGAGAGCAGCCAGGAAAATCAAGATGAACATTTTTGGCAACTTGCTTTCACCACCAACAAAACATTAAGTACAGAGAGTGGTGATAGAGTAAGGAAAACTTTCAATCTAGGTACAGACTTTGTTCCTTCAAGAAATGTTCTATACAAGATATGTGACTCATGTGAAatgagtttgaaaaatatttcaggcttAATTAGTAGTAAAAAGAACTATTCTGGAAAGAAGCCTGATGAGTTTAATGTATATGAGAAATTGCTCCTTGATATTAGGCATGAGAAAACTCCTACTGGAGGGAAATCTTATAAatataatcaaaaaagaaatgtccTCAATCACAGCCAGGATCTCACTCAGCCAATTTTTGACCAGCCTTTTGAGTATAATGAAAATGGACAAGGCTTCCatggggaggcagaggcagcatttttcacaaataaGAAAGCTCAGATAGGAGAGACACTCTGTAAATATAATGAATGTGGAAGAACCTTCATCCAAAGTTTAAAGCTCAATTTATCTCagagaacacatttggaaatGGAGCCATATGAATGCAGTATTTGTGGGAAGTCCTTCTATATGGATTTAAGAATGGGACATCAGAGAGCTCTTACAAGGGACTGTCCTTATGAATATAATGAATATGGGCAAATTTTCTGTGAGAATTCAACTTTCGTTATCCATCAGGGAACTTACCCAAGAAAGATTCCCCATGAATATAAAGTAAGTCACAAACCTTGGGAAAAGTCAGCCCTGTTTAAACATCAGATAGTACACATGGGGGTAAAACCTTATGAGcacaatgaaaatggaaatactttCAACAAGAAGTCACATCTCACCCAACTTCGAAGAGCTCACTCAGGAGAAAAAACCTTCGAATGTGGTGAATGTGGGAAAACATTCTGGGAGAAGTCAAACCTCACTCAACATCAGAGAacacacacaggagagaaaccctatgaatgtactgaatgtgggaaatcctttTGTCAGAAACCACATCTTACCAACCATCAGCGAACACATACAGGAgaaaaaccctatgaatgtaagcaGTGTGGAAAAACATTCTGTGTGAAGTCAAACCTCACTGAACATCAGAGAACACACACAggggagaaaccctatgaatgtaatgcATGTGGAAAATCCTTCTGCCACAGGTCAGCCCTAACTGTACATCAGAGAacacacacaggagagaaaccctttATATGTAACGAATGTGGGAAATCCTTCTGTGTGAAGTCAAATCTCATTGTACATCAAAgaactcacactggagagaaaccttataaaTGTAATGAGTGTGGGAAAACCTTCTGTGAGAAATCAGCTCTCACCAAACATCAGAGAACTCACACAGGGGAGAAACCCTATGAGTGTAATGGATGTGGGAAAACCTTTAGTCAGAGGTCAGTACTCACtaaacatcagagaattcacacaaGGGTTAAAGCTCTTTCAGCATCCTGA